TTCTGGCTCGGCACTGCGATGGGCAGCGGCGCGCAGACGCTCTCCCGCCCGCTCCAGATGCGAAAGCCCGTCACCCGGGTCGAGAACTACTGCGCCACCGGCTCCGAGGCGCTGCGCAACGCGTCGTACGCCGTGGCCTCGGGTGCGTACGACGTGGCGATGGCCGTGGGCGTCGAGAAGGTGAAGGACCCCGGCTACCAGGGCCTCGCCAGCGGCGGCGGCCCGTCCACCGACGGCACCAACCGCACGCTCGCCGCGGCGGCGATGTACGCCATGTGCGCGCCGGCCTACGGCAAGAAGTACGGCGTGAGCGACGAGCAGATGCGTGAGGTGCTCGCCCGCATCGCATGGAAGAACCACCAGAACGGTGCGCGCAACGAGCGGGCGCAGTTCCGCAAGGAAGTGTCGATGGACACGATCTGCTCGGCGCCGCTCATGGCCGGTGGCCTGGGTGTGTACGACTGCTCGGGTGTGGCCGACGGCAGCGCCGCGGCGATCGTCGTGCGGGCCGAGGACGCGCACAAGTACACGGATAAGCCGCTGTACATCAAGGGGATCCAGTTCATCGCCGGTGACGCGACCGGCAACA
The sequence above is drawn from the Acidimicrobiia bacterium genome and encodes:
- a CDS encoding acetyl-CoA acetyltransferase codes for the protein MGSHGIKDQVAIVGMGCTKFGEQWDKGTDELLLWSTKEAFDSVGLSKDDIDAFWLGTAMGSGAQTLSRPLQMRKPVTRVENYCATGSEALRNASYAVASGAYDVAMAVGVEKVKDPGYQGLASGGGPSTDGTNRTLAAAAMYAMCAPAYGKKYGVSDEQMREVLARIAWKNHQNGARNERAQFRKEVSMDTICSAPLMAGGLGVYDCSGVADGSAAAIVVRAEDAHKYTDKPLYIKGIQFIAGDATGNSDPDYDYTHFPEIEQCGNDAYEQAGVTDPRSQIAMAEVHDCFTPAELLIYEDLGFA